The Halobaculum sp. MBLA0143 genome includes a region encoding these proteins:
- a CDS encoding DUF5821 family protein, whose protein sequence is MSRQLSGPTDEVLRTLLDRYRLSVAESPVVMTLPESGVVESFLGVAREAPLPTPLSVVIPQRAVENLPQSRHPFLAAVDDREGCAIRSAPTSATVVSVPSETTVVDTDLPESLGLTSPGGAHDRYATLWESGVEARFDTPPHGRLLSETERRLGARSRSVVETELDRSRARGDWEVDVVCLALWAGAVSNTSVRAVIDLVETLDIMSRGTVERRLERLRDDEGLIDTLPLNDGSSGRPSRQLRIGDDIDVPDPADPPDWVRTVLSA, encoded by the coding sequence GTGTCGAGACAGCTCTCCGGGCCGACGGACGAGGTACTTCGGACGCTCCTCGACCGGTACCGACTCTCGGTCGCGGAGTCGCCGGTCGTGATGACGCTCCCGGAGTCGGGCGTCGTCGAGTCGTTCCTCGGCGTCGCCAGGGAGGCTCCTCTGCCGACCCCGCTGTCGGTCGTGATCCCACAGCGGGCTGTCGAGAATCTCCCCCAGTCTCGCCACCCGTTTCTCGCCGCCGTCGACGACCGCGAGGGGTGTGCGATCCGGTCTGCGCCGACGTCCGCGACGGTCGTCTCGGTTCCGAGCGAGACCACCGTGGTGGACACCGACCTCCCGGAGTCGCTCGGGCTCACGAGTCCCGGTGGCGCACACGACCGGTACGCCACGCTGTGGGAGTCGGGCGTGGAGGCACGCTTCGACACCCCACCCCACGGACGGCTCCTCTCGGAGACGGAACGCCGACTCGGAGCACGGTCACGGAGCGTCGTCGAGACGGAGTTAGACCGGAGTCGTGCCCGTGGCGACTGGGAGGTCGACGTGGTCTGTCTCGCGCTCTGGGCGGGGGCCGTCTCGAACACGTCCGTCCGGGCGGTGATCGACCTCGTGGAGACGCTGGACATCATGAGTCGTGGGACAGTCGAACGACGACTCGAACGGCTCCGCGACGACGAGGGCCTGATCGACACGCTCCCGCTCAACGACGGCTCCTCCGGTCGCCCCAGCCGACAGCTCCGGATCGGCGACGACATCGACGTCCCCGACCCGGCCGACCCGCCAGACTGGGTCCGCACCGTTCTCTCGGCGTGA
- a CDS encoding DUF5821 family protein, translated as MDSIRGKPTKLFEAALRELDDPIATLPSAGLCLPFCRALDRVGDASARVLLAEDEDGRLDWRTQTVAADHRYEGRLGLRSARTTDALVVGTERAYALDTTTLPSTAVASRLDGERPVAQRWALGERLRLDAPPRSQLVAETRETVGDTAATAVTNEIRRGPARRRGPPGIDPVKLLLWSGAAEGARVSRVKTVIERMGLGSRQLFERRLDVLEDEELVATPTINDGERGRPERQLSVPDDLGVADPTSPPDWVRAALL; from the coding sequence ATGGATTCCATCAGGGGGAAGCCGACGAAACTCTTCGAAGCGGCACTACGGGAGTTGGACGATCCGATCGCCACGCTCCCGTCGGCGGGGCTCTGTCTGCCGTTCTGTCGTGCGCTGGACCGGGTCGGCGACGCCAGCGCCCGGGTGTTGCTCGCGGAAGACGAGGACGGCCGACTGGACTGGCGGACACAGACGGTCGCCGCGGACCACCGGTACGAGGGCCGGCTCGGGCTACGGTCCGCCCGGACGACGGACGCGCTCGTCGTCGGCACGGAGCGAGCGTACGCGCTCGACACGACGACACTCCCGTCGACGGCGGTCGCCAGCCGCCTCGACGGCGAGCGACCGGTCGCCCAGCGGTGGGCGCTGGGCGAGCGCCTGCGGCTCGACGCCCCCCCGCGTTCCCAGCTCGTCGCCGAGACGCGCGAGACCGTGGGGGACACCGCCGCGACGGCTGTCACCAACGAGATCCGACGCGGGCCCGCCCGCCGCCGCGGCCCGCCGGGAATCGACCCCGTGAAGCTCCTCCTGTGGAGCGGTGCCGCCGAGGGCGCCCGGGTCTCCCGTGTGAAGACGGTCATCGAGCGGATGGGCCTCGGGAGTCGCCAACTGTTCGAGCGCCGGCTGGACGTGTTGGAAGACGAGGAACTCGTCGCCACACCGACGATCAACGACGGCGAACGCGGCCGTCCGGAGCGGCAACTGTCCGTCCCCGACGACCTGGGTGTCGCCGACCCGACGAGTCCCCCGGACTGGGTCCGCGCGGCGCTGTTGTGA
- a CDS encoding RNA-guided endonuclease InsQ/TnpB family protein, with translation MRRTNTFAVRPLTDADERLLRELLDASASLWNELTYERRQNFFDGESVWDTADYRKQCVGVLGSATAQQIIRKNKSAWQSFFALREDGEDASPPGYWGNEDNGRELQTLIRNDQYTLETGERSRVEIPVGQDLKDKYGLGYYERLRLEVVGDPKWDGEQGQLEIQYNDIDDTFRAFQPVTVPGSRQDSPLAEESAALDVGANNLVACTTTTGQQYLYEGRDLFADFHETTEEIARLQSKLREGRYSSQRIRRLYRKRTRRRDHAQDALVRDLVERLYEEGVATVYVGDLTDVLETHWHPEVNEKTHEFWAFRSFVDRLATTAEEYGITVEVRSEAFTTATCVECGEQMETERRGDVFRCSCGYEGHADLDASRTFLSRETGREFETGSMARAVRLKWDDHNWSELSRSPERASPNEERTNRSTSDGKVASVGR, from the coding sequence GTGAGGCGAACCAACACGTTCGCGGTCAGACCGCTCACCGATGCCGACGAGCGACTGCTCCGCGAGCTGCTGGACGCCTCCGCCAGTCTCTGGAACGAACTCACCTACGAACGTCGCCAGAACTTCTTCGACGGCGAGTCCGTCTGGGACACTGCCGATTACCGGAAACAGTGCGTCGGCGTCCTTGGCTCCGCGACTGCTCAACAGATCATCAGGAAGAACAAATCTGCCTGGCAGTCGTTCTTCGCCCTACGTGAAGACGGGGAAGACGCGTCACCTCCCGGGTACTGGGGCAACGAGGACAACGGACGCGAACTCCAGACACTCATCCGCAACGACCAGTACACGCTGGAAACCGGAGAAAGATCACGGGTTGAAATCCCGGTCGGCCAAGATCTGAAGGACAAATACGGACTTGGCTATTACGAACGGCTCCGCTTGGAAGTTGTTGGCGACCCGAAGTGGGACGGTGAGCAAGGCCAACTGGAGATCCAGTACAACGACATCGACGACACGTTCAGAGCCTTTCAGCCTGTCACTGTGCCTGGTTCTCGACAGGATTCACCATTAGCCGAGGAATCGGCTGCTCTGGACGTGGGCGCGAACAATCTCGTCGCCTGTACGACTACGACTGGCCAACAGTACCTGTACGAGGGACGCGACTTGTTCGCCGACTTCCACGAGACGACCGAAGAGATCGCCCGGTTACAGTCGAAACTCCGCGAGGGACGATACAGCAGCCAGCGGATTCGTCGACTGTACCGGAAACGGACACGTCGACGTGACCACGCACAGGATGCGCTTGTCCGTGATCTTGTAGAGCGACTCTACGAGGAAGGTGTGGCGACGGTGTACGTGGGCGATCTCACCGATGTCCTCGAGACGCACTGGCACCCAGAAGTGAACGAGAAGACGCACGAGTTCTGGGCGTTTCGGTCGTTCGTTGATCGGCTTGCCACAACCGCTGAAGAGTACGGGATCACGGTTGAGGTTCGGTCTGAAGCGTTCACCACGGCGACGTGTGTCGAGTGTGGTGAGCAAATGGAGACAGAGCGTCGTGGCGACGTGTTCCGGTGCTCGTGTGGTTACGAGGGCCATGCAGATCTGGACGCGTCACGGACGTTCTTGAGCCGAGAGACTGGCAGAGAGTTCGAGACAGGGTCGATGGCACGGGCCGTGCGCCTCAAGTGGGACGACCACAACTGGTCGGAGCTATCACGCTCTCCCGAGAGGGCAAGTCCCAACGAGGAGCGCACAAATCGGAGTACCAGCGACGGGAAAGTTGCCTCCGTGGGCCGATAG
- a CDS encoding S41 family peptidase, with amino-acid sequence MQTREQFDREALTEDVRELVDEIDRHHVDPFVGYDSRVAFRARAEETVRDLPESASPEEAFRRIAPLVAGLRDAHSRVHPPEPATETSDESDGQTADGGESEPERFPLSLRVIGEALFVESVTDERLEPFVGHRLVAVEGVTTATLADRLRRYYGAENDYGALAGVSWRLRRPAHAARLLERDEPQTELSITFETDAGEETVTIEARPPGESVASTTPSVAHPEGSGPRFRLYADGDAAVFVPGRLQAYREALEIVLAHGAGEIEQWARHAYKRQVGGEPPDDPEEAIAALPSMAETIHDATAAMQAADTETLIVDLRDNPGGSSRYATTLAHALFGPEGLGTAVRSVTTAKRRTDAHRDRFGDDSPLETELVDEYDLSEYLDLPASADPVEVGLERLRESETAAQLLDEGRETIYEPPQVVVAVSASTMSSAFAGVAGLSTLGADVVGVPSGQAPVSFGEPVERTLSNTGLTVSLSGSLFEWVPDPDGPVLPVDAELTPELYERYDRAADAGLRLAFDHADVDGAPPEPVE; translated from the coding sequence GTGCAGACACGCGAGCAGTTCGACCGGGAGGCACTGACGGAAGACGTTCGGGAGCTCGTCGACGAGATCGATCGCCACCACGTCGACCCGTTCGTCGGCTACGACAGTCGCGTCGCGTTCCGCGCGAGGGCAGAAGAGACCGTCCGGGACCTCCCCGAGTCGGCGTCGCCGGAGGAGGCGTTCCGCCGGATCGCGCCGCTGGTCGCCGGACTCCGCGACGCACACTCGCGGGTCCACCCCCCGGAGCCCGCCACCGAGACGAGCGACGAGTCGGACGGCCAGACGGCCGACGGCGGCGAGAGCGAGCCGGAGCGGTTCCCCCTCTCGCTCCGGGTGATCGGTGAGGCGTTGTTCGTCGAGTCCGTCACCGACGAGCGGCTCGAACCGTTCGTCGGGCACCGACTCGTCGCCGTCGAGGGCGTCACGACGGCGACGCTCGCCGACCGGCTCCGCCGGTACTACGGCGCCGAGAACGACTACGGCGCTCTCGCCGGCGTCTCGTGGCGGCTCCGGCGGCCAGCCCACGCTGCCCGGCTGCTGGAGCGTGACGAGCCACAGACGGAGCTGTCGATCACGTTCGAGACCGACGCCGGCGAGGAGACGGTGACGATCGAAGCCCGACCGCCGGGGGAGTCGGTCGCGTCGACCACGCCGTCGGTCGCACACCCCGAGGGGAGTGGTCCACGCTTCCGACTGTACGCCGACGGCGACGCGGCGGTGTTCGTCCCCGGTCGGCTCCAAGCCTACAGGGAAGCGTTGGAGATCGTGCTGGCACACGGCGCCGGTGAGATCGAGCAGTGGGCTCGACACGCCTACAAGCGACAGGTGGGGGGAGAGCCGCCGGACGACCCCGAGGAGGCGATCGCCGCACTGCCGTCGATGGCCGAGACGATCCACGACGCGACGGCGGCGATGCAGGCGGCAGACACGGAGACGCTGATCGTCGACCTCCGGGACAACCCCGGCGGCTCCTCTCGGTACGCCACCACGCTCGCGCACGCCCTGTTCGGCCCCGAGGGGCTCGGGACCGCCGTTCGTTCCGTCACGACGGCGAAGCGCCGGACGGACGCCCACCGCGACCGCTTCGGCGACGACTCCCCGCTGGAGACCGAGTTGGTAGACGAGTACGACCTCTCGGAGTACCTCGATCTGCCTGCGTCGGCGGACCCCGTCGAGGTGGGGCTCGAACGACTGCGGGAGTCGGAGACGGCGGCGCAGTTGCTCGACGAGGGCCGCGAGACGATCTACGAGCCCCCACAGGTGGTCGTCGCCGTCTCGGCGTCGACGATGAGCTCCGCGTTCGCGGGCGTGGCGGGGCTGTCCACGCTCGGTGCCGACGTGGTCGGGGTGCCCTCGGGCCAGGCGCCCGTATCGTTCGGCGAGCCCGTCGAGCGGACGCTGTCGAACACCGGGCTGACGGTCTCGCTGTCCGGCTCGTTGTTCGAGTGGGTGCCCGACCCGGACGGGCCGGTGTTGCCCGTCGACGCCGAGCTGACGCCGGAGCTGTACGAGCGGTACGACCGCGCGGCCGACGCCGGGCTGCGGCTCGCGTTCGACCACGCCGACGTCGACGGCGCTCCGCCGGAACCGGTCGAGTAG
- a CDS encoding PQQ-binding-like beta-propeller repeat protein has product MVGRSAECDEEPAVVQPGGLPGHSVVSFRQAHASRTYTNLYAADATTGDEERAFETDNDVGSQPAVKDDTVYVGNNDDNLYVVETDGTEPDTARGIPSSSGAGEGTSSVGGPGFGTAVGVAGVGGVVFVPRDDEE; this is encoded by the coding sequence GTGGTCGGGCGTTCCGCAGAGTGCGACGAGGAACCGGCAGTCGTCCAGCCCGGTGGACTTCCCGGGCACTCTGTCGTCTCCTTCCGCCAGGCTCACGCTTCTCGTACGTACACCAACCTGTACGCGGCGGACGCGACGACGGGAGACGAGGAGCGGGCCTTCGAGACTGACAACGATGTCGGCTCGCAGCCGGCAGTGAAGGACGACACGGTGTACGTCGGGAACAACGACGACAATCTGTACGTGGTGGAGACAGACGGCACCGAGCCGGACACGGCTCGGGGCATTCCCAGTAGCTCCGGTGCTGGCGAGGGAACGTCGAGTGTCGGTGGTCCCGGCTTCGGGACAGCCGTCGGCGTGGCTGGCGTCGGTGGAGTCGTGTTCGTGCCGCGCGACGACGAGGAGTGA
- a CDS encoding DUF5821 family protein, translating to MDRDHSPPIAERLAARFDRADGRWTLSNPTFDVLTGVVRALEAAADPPTIDVLGRNEALREFRDDFEVGCRASALIRDDLLRLRVAECDTLSMLLLTPTEAQVVISLDDYVDLFTITDDDWVGDVSDEITAEFEAAEAYSVREPPLDEVFRTASEELGEAFAVDFGAVLEHAAEEGERERFHAVTAALLVGASHGLQNYAVGRWLEGADVASTASASRYKTALEERGVITTEKVEVGLGRPRQRLLLTETAEQSVADTSLERFVFEAFDD from the coding sequence ATGGATCGAGACCACTCGCCTCCGATTGCAGAGCGACTCGCGGCTCGCTTCGACCGGGCCGACGGGCGCTGGACACTGTCGAACCCGACCTTCGACGTCCTCACCGGTGTCGTTCGAGCACTCGAAGCCGCCGCCGATCCGCCGACGATCGACGTTCTCGGCCGGAACGAGGCACTCCGCGAGTTCAGGGACGACTTCGAGGTCGGCTGTCGCGCGTCGGCGTTGATCCGAGACGACCTCCTCAGACTGCGCGTCGCCGAGTGTGACACCCTCTCGATGCTGTTGCTGACACCCACGGAGGCGCAGGTGGTGATCTCCCTGGACGACTACGTCGACCTGTTCACGATCACGGACGACGACTGGGTCGGCGACGTGTCCGACGAGATCACTGCGGAGTTCGAGGCGGCCGAGGCCTACAGCGTCAGGGAGCCGCCGCTCGACGAAGTGTTTCGAACTGCCTCGGAGGAACTGGGTGAGGCGTTCGCCGTCGACTTCGGAGCCGTCTTGGAACACGCCGCCGAGGAGGGGGAACGGGAGCGGTTCCACGCCGTGACGGCGGCGCTGCTCGTCGGCGCCTCCCACGGCCTGCAGAACTACGCGGTCGGCCGGTGGCTGGAGGGCGCGGACGTCGCGTCGACCGCGAGCGCCTCTCGGTACAAGACCGCTCTCGAAGAGCGAGGGGTGATCACGACGGAGAAAGTCGAAGTCGGGCTCGGGCGGCCTCGACAGCGACTCCTCCTCACCGAGACGGCCGAACAGTCCGTCGCGGACACGTCCCTCGAACGCTTCGTGTTCGAGGCGTTCGACGACTGA